In one Chiloscyllium punctatum isolate Juve2018m chromosome 17, sChiPun1.3, whole genome shotgun sequence genomic region, the following are encoded:
- the LOC140488157 gene encoding polyubiquitin-like: protein MILQVKFMTGDIVPLEINPSIQVSALKTLIYEKTKVPVYQQRLVIQNGNTQELKDNKRLSDYCVSPSNTVMLIVKNEERMQIFLQNDKGKLSTYDVRPSQSVEEFKAQVQRQERVPVNQQRLMYEGKQLEDGRLLADYNIQPESTIFLLLRLRGGSL from the coding sequence ATGATACTGCAGGTGAAGTTTATGACCGGTGACATTGTCCCACTTGAGATCAATCCTTCCATTCAAGTGTCAGCTCTCAAGACGTTGATATATGAGAAGACCAAGGTACCTGTTTACCAACAGCGTCTGGTGATACAAAATGGGAACACTCAAGAGCTGAAGGACAACAAGAGACTGTCTGACTACTGTGTCTCTCCCAGTAACACTGTCATGCTGATCGTCAAGAATGAGGAGCGCATGCAGATATTCCTGCAGAATGACAAGGGAAAACTTTCTACATACGATGTTCGTCCCTCTCAGTCTGTTGAGGAGTTTAAAGCACAAGTCCAGCGACAGGAGCGTGTCCCAGTCAATCAGCAGCGCCTGATGTACGAAGGGAAACAGCTGGAGGATGGTCGGTTACTCGCTGACTACAATATTCAGCCAGAGAGCACCATCTTCCTCTTGCTGCGTTTGCGGGGTGGCTCACTGTGA